Below is a genomic region from Pseudomonas berkeleyensis.
GAGAAAGCCGCCCATGGGTGTACGTACGGCACTGACGATGACGACGGGATCGAGTTGTTGTTTCATGAGGTTCACCTTCGAATCGCGTGGCCCGGATGCAATCCGGGAAAGTTGCTCTGCGTGTACCGGTGTATCTGAGCGTAGGAGCGGCTTCAGCCGCGATCATGACAAGACGACTCGCGGCTGAAGCGGAATGCAGCCCAACCGCTCCTACAAAAAACATCTGGTTGCCCTGGCTACTTCGCCGCCATGCGCAGCGCACCATCGAGGCGAATCACTTCGCCATTGAGCATCGCGTTCTCGACGATATGCCGCACCAGCGCGGCGTATTCGTCGGGTCGGCCCAGGCGCGGCGGAAACGGCACATTGGCCGCCAGCGAGTCACGTACCTCCTGCGGCATGCCGGCCATCATCGGCGTCTCGAACACGCCGGGGGCGATGCACATGACGCGGATACCCGAACGCGCCAGATCACGCGCGGCCGGCAGCGTCAACGCGGCGACACCGCCCTTGGACGCGGCATAGGCGGCCTGGCCCATCTGTCCGTCGAACGCCGCTACCGAGGCGGTATTGATAATGACCCCGCGCTCACCGCCAGCGTTCGGTGTGTTCTGCGCCATGGCCTCGGCGGCCAGGCGCAGCAGGTTGAAGCTGCCGATCAGATTGACCTCGACGGTACGCCGGAAGCTGTCCAGCCCATGCGCGCCACCCCGCCCCAGCACTTTCTCGGCCGGCGCGATACCGGCGCAGTTGACCAGCCCATGCAGGGCGCCGAAAGCCGCCAACGCCTGAGCCACGGCGGCGTGGCCATCCTCTTCGCGAGTGATATCGGCGCGCACGAAGCGCGCAGCATCACCCAGCTCGGCGAGGGCCTGCTGGCCCGCTTGCACGTTGATATCCAGCAGCAGCACCTTGCCGCCC
It encodes:
- a CDS encoding 3-hydroxyacyl-CoA dehydrogenase codes for the protein MRIDESVFLISGGASGLGLATARELVGQGGKVLLLDINVQAGQQALAELGDAARFVRADITREEDGHAAVAQALAAFGALHGLVNCAGIAPAEKVLGRGGAHGLDSFRRTVEVNLIGSFNLLRLAAEAMAQNTPNAGGERGVIINTASVAAFDGQMGQAAYAASKGGVAALTLPAARDLARSGIRVMCIAPGVFETPMMAGMPQEVRDSLAANVPFPPRLGRPDEYAALVRHIVENAMLNGEVIRLDGALRMAAK